accgctaagcatttcgcccggtgtgctaatactGCCGGCTCACCACTTTATTGCAGAtattgttaatgtgtgtgtgtgtgttaagaggaAATTAAGTTTGGCTGATCtttgatgttcatgtacatgctaCTGTGGGACTGATAATAAAACCCAAACAATCCAGTAAAAGCAAAGATTGTCTCCTACCGTTTCCTATACTGAAACCAAAGATTGCTTAAGttttataaatattgaattaaagCTTTGATATTTTGTTTACCATTtccgttgtttgttttttttttctttcagacttTCCTGAGCAACCATGGTAATGTTCAAGACATTTCTACTGACTATGTTTCCGTTGCTGTTAATGTGTACCATTGTTCACATTGGATTCTTTGAAAATGTTCCAATGGAGCTTGGAAATAAATATTATGCTGAAATCCCAAGTATGTTAATATTTGTCCCTGACTGGATGACAATGCCATTTAACACCTTGGTTAACTTTGGTTATGCCATTGTTGGCGCCATGTGGCTGGCAATTACATCAAATTATATTGATTGCAATGTCTTTACCGAAACTCAGtcatttcttttctatatatttaactGGATGGCGCTGTTTTACTCTCCCATACAGTTACTAAGGATTCTCACTCAGATACATGCTTTTGCTGTTTTGGATCAGTGGGTGACCCTTCCATTTTTCATGTGGGTTGTTGTTGAAGGAATTACCATTCTATATGGCTGGAATTGGTTAAAGGCTCTCGGTCTTTGTACACTTTCCATTTTGAGTTACTTCTTAGTTCTTCTACCAATTCCTGGATTTGAGATCTCTCTTATTTTACACATTGCCGCTGCACTTCACGTTGCCAGACTTTTATACAACAAGTTTCCAAAtgaaaaatcaaagaattttttcataaaagctttcatttcttgtttaggatttatatttttgaaattgtttgACCTCCATTTGGGGAATTTACATTTAGCTTTCAAATATCTCTCTGGCCATTTCTTGTCCAAGATCTGTGATATTCTTCAAATTCACTATGTAAATCTGTTTGTGCTAAACATAGTTCTCAGACAGAACAAAGATGCCAAAAAGAAAGCTGAATgataagtttttattttattttgtgaaacCAGTGGAAATGattacattaattaaaataatcatgaTTAAGATTTCTTAATGACATATGAAACCCAGCCCTACAACTTCAGGAGATAGTGTCCACAATGAAATATCACACCATGGGGTATGAATCTTCTTCCAAGTTTGGTTTTTTAATCATTTGTCCattatttaaatacaatatataaattacgcaaataaataaataaaaatttgataaaatgacTTTTTAACCATCTTCATCAATTATAATCGATGGACTACATTAAATCTTTTAATTAATGGACCTGATTATATCATTGGCTGTGTTTTATGATTTTCAATCGTGTACCTCTTACTGACATTTTTTCCctccattttaaacttttttgttGCACTCCACCCCCAAATCTCGTCCTCTCTAAGAGTTTAGAGGCAATTATCCATGCTGAATAtcttaatgaattttatttttcccCGATATTATTTGCACTTTTTGTTTATACCCTGCTCCCtgaaagacaataaaatatacaTCCCACTGAAATTATTCCTgagaattattttataatttctgaaaagattttgatatttttgtaaccattatatttaatttaatttattatttgtgCTTtcgttatcaaaataaaaattgtccACTTAATATCAAATGTTATTTATTGGTATAAACTTTTTCATTAGCCATAATGATCGTGCTCATCATTTAATACCTCTCTTCCACGTTGACATGGTTCAGATGGTTTAACAAGATACAGTGAATTAGAGGACTATGGCATAcctcagtgtctgctttggtatggtttctatggctggctcGCTCGCTGGCTACCTTTCGTAATGTCGACCATCTTACAGAGTTTACTGGATATTTTTTGTGtaacaccaacactagtgaggttaccGTGTAACTTGCAAGACCAAGATCCCTCTTAACTGAGTGGGACCACAGTTAAAAAAGATGCAGCTTTTTGCTGGGTGTTGGGAAGTTGGAGTATGAAAGATGAGTCAGGAACAGGTTTGTTGCTGTGGAGGAAATGTGTAGCTACCACACATTCTATAAGAGTAATCAGGGTggagctggaaagagagagatataggtgcaggagtggctgtgtggtaagaagcttgcttcccaaccacatggttccaggttcagttccactgtgtgacactttgggcaagcgtcttctactatagctttgggccgaccaaagccttgtgaatggatttggtagacagaaactgaaagaagcctgtcatagatgtatgtatgtgtctgtgtttgtcactccaccattgcttgacaactgatgttggtgtgtttatgtccctgaaacttagcggtttggaaaaagagtctgatagaataagtactaggcttacaaagcataagtcctggagttgatttcttcagctaaaggcagtggtccagcatggccactgtcaaatgactgaaacaagtaaaagagtatggtttTGAAGTGTCCTGGTGAACCCTCGCGGTATAAAAAGCTGAATAGAAAAGAATTGTGGCAGACAAACAGAAAGGTTGAGCAAGTAGAGTTGGTAGAGGTTACAAGAGTGTTTAGAAGAAGAATGGTTAGAAATGGAGTAGGGGGCGTATGAATGACAAGTTTGGTAGGGTTATCAGCAACAGATATTAGTTGGAGGGAAGGTAAGGGAGACTAAGTGCTACCTGGCAGCACAGAGTGAAGAACATGAATAGTAATAAACAAGAAGGATGAAATAAAAGATGGTAGGTAAGTCACAAGGGTGTGTGAGAGTGCGAGATAATTGATAGCACAGAAGaatgatcaatgtaaaatgtgagtGGAGAGGTGCAACATAATGAATGTAGGGTGGATGTTGAAGGAAATGGTTCTGGACAATTGAAGGAGATGATGGTAAAATATGTAGTGCTGCTCTCATTATGCTTCTTTGGGGTACTTTCACAGCAATGTTGCCTCAGCGATAACTAACAAAATTCTGTATAAGATATCTATATTTGACCATCACTGTTTATCAAAGATGTTGCATATTTTATACACAGAAAATGTGTGTTTAATGCTGAAGTGCTTAGAAGAGTAACAAGAAAGCTATTGAAACTTACATTAGCAGTATTGCTTGAGTGTTATTTGCTGTTGTGGTGGCTGGTTGAGTTGAGGAATGAGAATAGGTTTCTTGGACTGTAGGAAGAAGTAACTGGACAACACCCGCAAACATTCAACAGAAGCTATTATTACTGCACACAGAGTCAAAACGTGTTGGCCTTTTACAAAGAACAGCAGTAATTGCGTACTGGGAGAGACATATCATTTGAAGTTTATGACAAACCGCAGATGCAGCAACATGTGGCTTGCCCAACGTAACTGGAAACAATTGTGCTGcattaatggtgatggtggttcttGGTCATCTAGCTGAGCTGTCTCCATGGGCCATCTATTGTAACAAGAATGGAGACATATATTGCACAACTGCCTCAACATTCTGTAATAAATCCAAACACCATCTTTTGTAGGATGCAAAAAGAAGATTCTAAAAGATTAAATCACACAATGGCTTCATGTTGATTTGTTGCTTAACACATAAAGCGCGACGGGCCATGATCGTGGCCTTCAAGCACAGATCGACAGGCCACAATCGTGGCCcacatagatgcatttaatttatggacacctattgaggtctaatgtcactcaaacgctCAATACCCCCAGAATGtaagaggactaatagttcaactaatgactttttaCATGATGTTcaacttgccaccattatatactaagaagatcatcatcatcatcatcatactaagaagatattttaactattttttgtcttttatgtgtgcatggtagtctcattttcataaaaatgtgctcagcagtccatgctatgtaagtgcaaatcccagcACTTTATGGGTTAATAGACCATCCATGTGAAACTATTGTAGCTTGCTTGTGATGTCTGACCTTGTATCCAGGGATCTGGTTTTCAAATCCCCACAACTGCAGAAAGTGAGGATGGCTAGGTGGATGCTTAACAAAAGAACTGGAACTTTATTGCAGACAAGTGATGCATTTGTGAAATTCATGATAAAAAGACATTTTTATTACTTGATGGGGTGGATTACTTGATGGTAAGTATTCAATATAATTTGAGCTTCTGATGAAATTAGCCATCATCCATGATAACCAGAAGACTTTGTGTTAGATTGTGGGATCTTCAAAACATTTGGTGAAgcaattttcatttttctgttaagACAGATTGAACTTACAAACTTTATtacttcaatgtatatatatttctttattgcctacagggggctaaacatagaggggacaaacaaggacagacaaagggattaagtaaattgcatcgaccccagtacgtaacttaatcgaccccgaaaggatgaaaggcaaagtcgacctcggtggaatttgaactcattacgtaatggcagacga
This DNA window, taken from Octopus sinensis linkage group LG4, ASM634580v1, whole genome shotgun sequence, encodes the following:
- the LOC115210818 gene encoding transmembrane protein 187, encoding MVMFKTFLLTMFPLLLMCTIVHIGFFENVPMELGNKYYAEIPSMLIFVPDWMTMPFNTLVNFGYAIVGAMWLAITSNYIDCNVFTETQSFLFYIFNWMALFYSPIQLLRILTQIHAFAVLDQWVTLPFFMWVVVEGITILYGWNWLKALGLCTLSILSYFLVLLPIPGFEISLILHIAAALHVARLLYNKFPNEKSKNFFIKAFISCLGFIFLKLFDLHLGNLHLAFKYLSGHFLSKICDILQIHYVNLFVLNIVLRQNKDAKKKAE